A single window of Malus sylvestris chromosome 5, drMalSylv7.2, whole genome shotgun sequence DNA harbors:
- the LOC126622290 gene encoding triose phosphate/phosphate translocator, chloroplastic isoform X1: protein MQSRVFSRATAFAPLPYQRKPSHRENGAVPFVSARPIGAVSEGGNLIWGRQLRPALLLEASPMKREILRPCKTAASSPAEGDSAGDAKVAPIGFFGKYPFILTGFFFFMWYFLNVIFNIMNKKIYNYFPYPYFVSVVHLAVGVVYCLISWAVGLPKRAPMDANLLKLLIPVAVCHALGHVTSNVSFAAVAVSFTHTIKALEPFFNAAASQFVLGQSIPLSLWLSLAPVVIGVSMASLTELSFNWLGFISAMISNISFTYRSIYSKKAMTDMDSTNLYAYISIIALFVCIPPALIVEGPQLIKYGFNDAIAKVGLVKFVTDLFWVGLFYHLYNQLATNTLERVAPLTHAVGNVLKRVFVIGFSIVVFGNKISTQTGIGTGIAIAGVAIYSYLKAKIEEEKRQGKAA from the exons ATGCAGTCGCGGGTGTTCTCACGCGCCACCGCATTCGCACCACTCCCCTACCAGCGCAAGCCATCCCACAGAGAGAACGGCGCCGTCCCGTTCGTCTCGGCCCGGCCAATCGGGGCCGTGAGCGAGGGCGGGAACCTCATATGGGGGAGGCAGCTCCGCCCGGCGCTGCTGCTCGAGGCGTCGCCGATGAAGAGGGAGATTCTCCGGCCGTGCAAAACCGCGGCCTCGTCGCCGGCTGAAGGAGATTCCGCCGG GGACGCGAAGGTGGCGCCGATCGGGTTCTTCGGCAAGTACCCGTTTATCCTCAccggcttcttcttcttcatgtg GTATTTTCTGAACGTAATTTTCAACATCATGAACAAGAAGATCTACAATTACTTTCCGTATCCATA TTTTGTGTCCGTCGTGCACTTGGCTGTCGGAGTTGTGTACTGTTTGATCAGCTGGGCTGTGGGCCTTCCCAAACGCGCT CCAATGGATGCAAACCTCTTGAAGCTGCTTATCCCAGTGGCAGTGTGCCATGCACTTGGCCACGTCACCAGCAACGTCTCGTTTGCAGCCGTTGCTGTCTCATTCACACATACAATCAAAG CTCTTGAGCCATTCTTCAATGCTGCTGCTTCGCAATTTGTACTCGGACAATCAATCCCCTTGTCTCTATGGCTGTCCCTGGCTCCTGTTGTTATTG GTGTGTCGATGGCATCGCTGACTGAGTTGTCGTTCAACTGGCTTGGCTTCATTAGTGCTATGATTTCAAATATCTCCTTCACTTACAGGAGTATCTATTCAAAGAAAGCCATG ACTGATATGGATAGTACAAATCTATATGCCTATATTTCAATCATTGCACTCTTCGTCTGCATTCCACCTGCTCTCATC GTAGAGGGACCTCAACTAATCAAGTATGGTTTCAATGATGCAATTGCTAAAGTAGGACTTGTCAAGTTCGTCACCGATCTCTTCTGGGTGGGATTGTTTTACCATCTCTATAACCAG TTGGCTACCAACACCCTGGAGAGAGTGGCGCCTCTTACGCACGCAGTTGGAAACGTGCTGAAGCGTGTGTTTGTGATTGGCTTCTCAATCGTGGTCTTTG GTAACAAGATTTCAACACAAACTGGTATTGGAACTGGCATTGCAATTGCAGGAGTGGCGATCTACTCTTACCTCAAGGCCAAGATAGAAGAAGAGAAACGA CAAGGGAAAGCTGCGTGA
- the LOC126622290 gene encoding triose phosphate/phosphate translocator, chloroplastic isoform X2 codes for MWYFLNVIFNIMNKKIYNYFPYPYFVSVVHLAVGVVYCLISWAVGLPKRAPMDANLLKLLIPVAVCHALGHVTSNVSFAAVAVSFTHTIKALEPFFNAAASQFVLGQSIPLSLWLSLAPVVIGVSMASLTELSFNWLGFISAMISNISFTYRSIYSKKAMTDMDSTNLYAYISIIALFVCIPPALIVEGPQLIKYGFNDAIAKVGLVKFVTDLFWVGLFYHLYNQLATNTLERVAPLTHAVGNVLKRVFVIGFSIVVFGNKISTQTGIGTGIAIAGVAIYSYLKAKIEEEKRQGKAA; via the exons atgtg GTATTTTCTGAACGTAATTTTCAACATCATGAACAAGAAGATCTACAATTACTTTCCGTATCCATA TTTTGTGTCCGTCGTGCACTTGGCTGTCGGAGTTGTGTACTGTTTGATCAGCTGGGCTGTGGGCCTTCCCAAACGCGCT CCAATGGATGCAAACCTCTTGAAGCTGCTTATCCCAGTGGCAGTGTGCCATGCACTTGGCCACGTCACCAGCAACGTCTCGTTTGCAGCCGTTGCTGTCTCATTCACACATACAATCAAAG CTCTTGAGCCATTCTTCAATGCTGCTGCTTCGCAATTTGTACTCGGACAATCAATCCCCTTGTCTCTATGGCTGTCCCTGGCTCCTGTTGTTATTG GTGTGTCGATGGCATCGCTGACTGAGTTGTCGTTCAACTGGCTTGGCTTCATTAGTGCTATGATTTCAAATATCTCCTTCACTTACAGGAGTATCTATTCAAAGAAAGCCATG ACTGATATGGATAGTACAAATCTATATGCCTATATTTCAATCATTGCACTCTTCGTCTGCATTCCACCTGCTCTCATC GTAGAGGGACCTCAACTAATCAAGTATGGTTTCAATGATGCAATTGCTAAAGTAGGACTTGTCAAGTTCGTCACCGATCTCTTCTGGGTGGGATTGTTTTACCATCTCTATAACCAG TTGGCTACCAACACCCTGGAGAGAGTGGCGCCTCTTACGCACGCAGTTGGAAACGTGCTGAAGCGTGTGTTTGTGATTGGCTTCTCAATCGTGGTCTTTG GTAACAAGATTTCAACACAAACTGGTATTGGAACTGGCATTGCAATTGCAGGAGTGGCGATCTACTCTTACCTCAAGGCCAAGATAGAAGAAGAGAAACGA CAAGGGAAAGCTGCGTGA